One Phocoena sinus isolate mPhoSin1 chromosome 14, mPhoSin1.pri, whole genome shotgun sequence genomic region harbors:
- the SCARF2 gene encoding scavenger receptor class F member 2, which yields MEGAGPRGAGPARRRGAGGPPPPLPPLLLLLWLLPGPAAPQELSPRGRNVCRAPGSQELTCCAGWRQQGDECGIAVCEGNSTCSENEVCVRPGECRCRHGYFGANCDTKCPRQFWGPDCKELCVCHPHGQCEDVTGQCTCHARRWGARCEHACQCQHGACHPRSGACRCEPGWWGPQCASACYCSATSRCDPQTGACLCHAGWWGRSCNNQCACNTSPCEQQSGRCQCRERTFGARCERYCQCFRGRCHPVDGTCACEPGYRGKYCREPCPAGFYGLGCRRRCGQCKGQQPCTVAEGRCLTCEPGWNGTKCDQPCATGFYGEGCGHRCPPCRDGHACNHVTGKCTRCNAGWIGDRCETKCSNGTYGEDCAFVCADCGSGHCDFQSGRCLCSPGVHGPHCNLTCPPGLHGVDCAQACSCHEDSCDPVTGACRLETNQRKGVMGAGALLALLLGLLLSLLGCCCACRGKDPARGELSLGRKKAPQRLCGRFSRISMKLPRIPLRRQKLPKVVVAHHDLDNTLNCSFLEPPSGLEQPSPSWSSRASFSSFDTTDEGPVYCVPHEEAATESRDAEVPIAPAPAPAPAEALASSPAPVTMPAEEATPLRASSDSERSASSGDGPGGALYARVARREARPARVRGEARGLSLSPSPERRKPPPPDPATKPKVSWIHGKHGAAAARAPSPPPAGPEAAPSPSKRKRTPSDTSARPDEPCNPRARDPTPRPPGLAEEGPALAAPSPPRARARGRGPGLSEPTDAGGPPRSAPEAASMLAAELRDKTRSLGRAEGAVGTQGPREKPAPPQKAKRSVPPASPVRAPPAPEAPGPEKAAAGAPGSDTPRKKTPIQKPPRKKSREVAGELGRAGAPTL from the exons ATGGAGGGCGCAGGGCCCCGGGGGGCCGGGCCGGCGCGGCGCCGGGGAGCCggggggccgccgccgccgctgccgccgctgctgctgctgctctggctGCTGCCCGGCCCCGCGGCGCCCCAGGAGCTGAGCCCGCGCGGCCGCAACGTGTGCCGCGCGCCCGG CTCCCAGGAGCTCACTTGCTGCGCTGGCTGGAGGCAGCAGGGGGACGAGTGTGGGATTG CTGTGTGCGAAGGCAACTCCACGTGCTCGGAGAACGAGGTGTGCGTGCGGCCGGGCGAGTGCCGCTGCCGCCATGGCTACTTCGGTGCCAACTGCGACACCA AGTGCCCGCGCCAGTTCTGGGGTCCCGACTGCAAGGAGCTGTGTGTCTGCCACCCACACGGGCAGTGCGAGGACGTGACGGGCCAGTGTACATGTCATGCGCGGCGCTGGGGCGCACGCTGCGAGCATGCGTGCCAATGCCAGCACGGCGCGTGCCACCCGCGGAGCGGCGCGTGTCGCTGCGAGCCTGGCTGGTGGGGCCCACAGTGCGCCAGCGCGTGCTACTGCAGCGCCACGTCGCGCTGCGACCCACAGACGGGCGCGTGCCTCTGCCACGCAGGCTGGTGGGGCCGCAGCTGCAACAACCAGTGTGCCTGCAACACGTCGCCGTGCGAGCAACAGAGCGGCCGCTGCCAGTGCCGCGAGCGCACGTTCGGCGCGCGCTGCGAGCGCTATTGCCAGTGCTTCCGCGGCCGCTGCCATCCGGTGGACGGCACGTGCGCGTGCGAGCCCGGTTACCGGGGCAAGTACTGCCGCGAGCCTTGCCCTGCCGGCTTCTACGGCCTGGGCTGCCGCCGCCG ATGCGGCCAGTGCAAGGGCCAGCAGCCATGCACGGTGGCCGAGGGCCGATGCCTGACGTGCGAGCCCGGCTGGAACGGCACCAAGTGCGACCAGCCGTGCGCCACCGGTTTCTACGGCGAGGGCTGCGGCCACCGCTGCCCGCCGTGTCGCGACGGGCACGCCTGCAACCACGTCACCGGCAAGTGCACGCGCTGCAACGCGGGCTGGATCGGTGACCG GTGTGAGACCAAGTGCAGCAATGGCACCTACGGCGAGGACTGCGCGTTCGTGTGCGCCGACTGCGGCAGCGGCCACTGCGACTTCCAGTCGGGACGTTGCCTGTGCAGCCCCGGCGTCCACGGGCCCCA CTGTAACCTGACTTGCCCGCCCGGGCTCCACGGCGTGGACTGCGCCCAGGCCTGCAGCTGCCACGAGGACTCGTGCGACCCGGTCACCGGTGCCTGCCGCCTGG AGACCAACCAGCGAAAGGGCGTGATGGGTGCGGGCGCGCTGCTCGCCCTGCTCCTCGGCCTGCTGCTCTCGCTGCTCGGCTGCTGCTGCGCCTGCCGCGGCAAGGACCCCGCGCGCGG GGAGCTCTCGCTTGGGAGAAAGAAGGCGCCGCAGCGCCTATGCGGGCGCTTCAGCCGCATCAGCATGAAGCTGCCCCGGATCCCTCTCCGCAGGCAGAAGCTGCCCAAGGTCGTAG tggCCCATCACGACCTGGATAACACGCTCAACTGCAGCTTCCTGGAGCCACCCTCGGGGCTGGAGCAGCCCTCGCCATCATGGTCTTCCCgggcctccttctcctcctttgaCACCACGGATGAAGGCCCCGTATACTGTGTACCCCACGAGG AGGCGGCAACCGAGAGCCGGGACGCGGAGGTCCCCAtcgccccagcccctgcccctgcccctgccgaGGCGCTGGCTTCGTCCCCTGCACCGGTGACTATGCCCGCGGAGGAGGCCACGCCCCTCCGCGCGTCCTCCGACAGCGAGCGGTCAGCGTCGAGCGGGGACGGGCCTGGCGGGGCGCTGTATGCGCGTGTGGCCCGGCGTGAGGCCCGGCCGGCCCGGGTCCGGGGCGAGGCCCGAGGCCTGTCGCTTTCGCCATCGCCCGAGCGCAGGAAGCCGCCGCCGCCCGACCCCGCCACCAAGCCCAAGGTGTCCTGGATCCACGGCAAGCACGGTGCCGCCGCCGCGCGTGCGCCGTCGCCGCCACCCGCGGGCCCCGAGGCCGCTCCCAGCCCCAGCAAGAGGAAACGGACGCCCAGCGACACATCGGCGCGGCCAGACGAGCCCTGCAACCCTAGGGCCCGCGACCCGACGCCGCGACCCCCGGGGCTGGCAGAGGAGGGGCCGGCCCTCGCCGCACCCTCGCCGCCCCGGGCTCGAGCGCGGGGCCGTGGCCCTGGCCTCTCAGAGCCCACGGACGCTGGCGGTCCCCCGCGCAGCGCACCTGAGGCCGCCTCCATGCTGGCCGCTGAGCTGCGCGACAAGACTCGCAGCCTGGGCCGCGCCGAGGGGGCCGTGGGCACGCAGGGCCCCCGAGAGAAGCCGGCGCCGCCGCAGAAGGCCAAGCGCTCGGTGCCTCCCGCCTCGCCGGTCCGCGCGCCCCCCGCGCCCGAGGCCCCAGGGCCCGAGAAGGCGGCAGCGGGCGCGCCCGGATCCGACACCCCCCGAAAGAAGACCCCCATCCAGAAGCCGCCTCGTAAGAAGAGCCGGGAGGTGGCGGGCGAGCTGGGCCGGGCGGGCGCGCCCACCCTGTAG